The DNA region cactactaTAAAGGCGGAGGAGTGCTTCTGAGATTgtagtccttctggaagtttcacccatctccacagaggagctctgtcagtgacatATCACTGCCAAAGGCTGTacttgctgccaaaggtgcttcaacaaagtactgagtaaagtgtctgaatacttatataaatgtgataatTCAATTTTTTGTtcttaataaattagcaaaaatttctGAACTAGTTttgtctttgtcattatggggtattgtgtgtagattggggggggggggcatttaatcaattttagaataaggatttaatataacaaaatgtggaaaaagtaaaggtctgaatactttccgactgcaCTGTACGAATTTTATATCTTAACTTTTTGACAACCAAGGTAACATTTTCTGAAGGCTACAGCATTGACCCGTTGAACCGAAACTGCCGTTAGTGCCGTTAGTGACATGATACAGCGCACTGGCTggctcgtgtgtgtgtggtgtggcaaTGCACTACCATTTTGAGTGCAGCACGTTGGCAGTACTTGCTGTGACTTGTTGTGCAATGCAGCGCATCATGGGCCAAAAATGAATTTACAATACAAATCATTGCGTGGCCAGATAGAAATGTCACGGGCCGAATTCGACCAATGGCCCTTGTTTGACACGTGCCTTAGTTCTACATTGAGACAGCATACTTATTCTGTTTCTTGTAATAAAGAAATGTACAcaccaaacaaaaatataaacgcaatatgtaaagtgttggtcacatgtttcataagctgaaataaaatatcccagaaaatatcccagaaatgtttcagaaATGTTTATGCATGTTTCATATGCATAAAACGCTTATTTGTCtacacaaatgtatttacatccctgttagtgagaatttctcctttgccaagataatccatccacctgccaGGTGTGGGATATGAAGAAGCttattaaatagcatgatcattactcagtacaccttgtgctgggggcaatgaaaggccattctaaaatatgcagttttgtcacacaataccacagatgtctccaaTTTTGAGTGAgcatgcatgctgactgcagaaatgtccaccagagcttttgccagagaattgaatgtacaTTTCTCTAGCATAAGCCGCCTCAAGtcatttcagagaatttggcagtacgtccaaccgcagACCGCGTGTATAGTATCGCCTGGACGaggggtttgctgatgtcaaagttgtgagCACAGTGccacatggtggcggtggggttatggtatcggCAGGcatcagctacagacaacaattgtattttatcaatggcaatttgaatgcacagggaTACGGTGaccagatcctgaggcccattgttgtgccattcatccgccgccattcAATataataatgcacagccccatgtcgcaaggatctgtacacatttcCCGGAAGCTGAACTTTTTccagttcttctatggcctgcgtactcaccagacatgtcacccattgagcatgtttggaatgctctgtacgacagcgtgttccagttcctgcccatatccagcaacttcacacagccattaaagagtgggacaacattccaccagccacaacagcctgatcaacactatgcgaaggagatgtggtGCTGCATGaagtaaatggtggtcacaccagatactgactggttttcttatCCACGGCCCAAttttcttttttttggggggggggggtccatagatcagggcctaatttatttatttcaatcgactgatttccttatgaactgtaactcattagTCTTTGAAATTCTtgcgttatatttttgttcagtataaatgtcTATATTAAGGATTGGCCAGTAAATCATGATTTTGAATATGAACACGATTAAGGCCTAATATATCGATCGCTTGGGACTGACTATGTTCTATCTGCATTTTGGTCAGAATTTCATTATCGACAGCCTTGTTCCTCTACCTTGTTTCTCTACCAATATAGTACTCAAAATACCCCTGTTAATGTTCAAAAGaatacaagataaaaatctgACAATATTCAAACCAACAAAGGTTTCTgaactttaaagccaattatctcagaatcatctttttgCAGATAGTACCTTAAAATCCAAAGCTCTCGATGGCTAATAAGACATATGTATTAACATATGTAAACGCACATTTAAACTATACATTAGTGGTAGTACTTTATTATTGTTTAATATAAAATCTTACCTCAAACTAACCGCTCTATATTCTgcccggtggtggtggagggatgcGTTCAAGCCCTCCAGGACACTCGCCTTCCAAGATTTCTCCCTGAAAGAGTCCCAGGATCCACTGTCAAGGTAAGCCCTGCCATTGAACAGGATGAGTCAGTGGGCTTATTCACGGCAGTATCAAGGGGGGACAATTTCCTCAGTGAAGCATCTAGTATGGTTCATTTTTACTTTTAATTGATGTAGCACGTGAAGGAATTTTAATACAATTTATTACTTGACATTATGCGCAATGTCTCAGTTTTAATGACATTCCATCAAGTTTAGTTTTAACTTCTATTTAAGGGATTCTTGTTAAAACCGCTATAGATCTCAATGGGAATGAAGAATAAATGAAATAATTTGATATTAATTTAAGGAAACCCAATTTTAAAGGATTAATTAAATGCATGTAATCTAATTGACTCCAAGGCCCCTGGTGTCTCGTAACCGTGCCTCACCTGACAGACTGCCCTCTGTTAAAGGGCTTAAGTGAAGAATGTGATCTATATGCTTAGTATACAGCCATCTCCTCCCTCAGGACACTCTGCTAAAGCTGGACTTGGACTGCAACTGAGTGTCCCAAGCCACTTGCATAAGAGAGACCGGTGTCCAGCAGTGCTCCCGCTTGACTGTGGCTTTCCACTTCAGTTTCAATGAAGGCTAGAAAATGACTTGTACAATTGACTTGAACAATATTTTCTGTACATTTTTTTCCAAACTATTGATTTTCCTGACTTGACTGTAATTTAATTAGAATTGTCCTTAGCCTTGGCGGTCCTCATGCATATCAGTTATTTAGCTACAGATTGACACCTCCGCCTATCTGGGGTACTGTATCCCTTATGCATACAGTTTCATTGTGACATCTCAATGTCCCTTTGCACTCAGTTGACTACTCTGTCCAAAGAAAGTTTTGTAATTCATATTTGGACTAATATGTAGATACATTGTGTGTGTATCTATCATTCCACATTTGATAGTGCAAAACAATGTACCAGCCTTACAACTGAACCAGCCATACACAGAGACATGGGTTGTACATTCTGCTCCTAGTTACATGCATCTCTGCTCTTATCTGGTGTTTGGGGATCAACTGAAGTTGAGGTGTGTTTTAATATAAAATGACAACAAGGGGGTAGAATGTGGCTCTGACGTTGAAGTAGAGTATTCACTTAACACTGTAATCGAGTCATTTTTTGTACTGGTCTGCGTTGTTTAGATCAGGTGCTATGCCTTCATTGAAAAACAATTGTTTGCCTTTTGATTATTGTAAATTATTTGTTGTCCTGTGTTTAATCTTAGGCATTCTTCTTTGTTTTTTCTTTAGATTCTTAACTACTGAGTGAGCTGTATTTATGTTTTGAATGGAGGTTCTATTTATTTTTGGAAGGACTGCCGTTATTGTAACCTGACCATTTTTGTGGTTACTTTTGAATAGTCTTTCAGTTAATCTTTACTTGTTGACAGTTGAgtttatttaattgaaatgaAATAAAATAGTTTTCTCCATATTCATGAGGTGGTTTCATTAACTAATATGCTATCTTTCATAGTTGGCAAATAATATATCTTATCACCTTAATTGATAAAAGGCTTGATCCTGCAATTGCAATAATGACGATACATTTTGAATGTGCAATTGCTTTGTACAGTGAGTAATGTGGTTGCCTTTAAATCAGACATGACAAGAATTATgagcagagaggagagctgcGCCTTAATTCCCTTACTTCCTTATTAGTTCAGATCAAGGTAATAAAGCAGCTTTGGTTTACTATTGTGATAGATGTCGTCGGAAACAAGATACAGAAGCATTGTAAAGCTATCACTTAGAGTAATACTTTTATTATCACAGGACAGTTGAACATCAACCTGTCAAACATTACCATAGTTAAGCCCCTTTGTGCATGGCTGTCTTCTAAATGTATAGCCTTAGGTGACTGTTGGACTTTTGACCTCAAGTCTTCTGAGGCGAAAGGGTATCCAGGTTAAGTAGTTTTCTGATGATGCACAATCAGGTCCAGTAGAGTGGATTACGGTGGCGGGGATTACTGAATGATTGAATGAATTATTGACCTCATTGTTCTTAATTGAtttacctgtataaataaaggtgaaataataaacaAGTAACAAATTGGCACCAATGACTGCTATGCTATCTATGGCTACATTCTGCCCTTCATCTAGCCACAAACGGAAACTGTCTACTACAATGTTCCCAGTAAGAATTAAATTAGAGCAGATTATTATACGATTTCCATAATTCAAATCTGAACAAAGAAAATTCATCGGCCATTGTTTGAGGAAGATTGGTTAACTGGTTCAGGATGTGAAACGTAATCGGTGAGAGAACAATACAGTGAGTCTAAGAGAAATGACTTGTGGCCCCGTTCAgacacaacccctagcccctacactAGGCTCTGGGATCTGACTGGCCCTGTTCAGATACAACTCCTAGTTCCTACACTAAGaacttgtgtagatctgaaagaAATTGATATGTTTCAGCAAGAAGGCACATTCCTCCTTAGCCTAATCAGAGGGCAAAGTGGATCTGGCATCTACCATGTTCTGTACATGTGTATTTTATGACCTGTAATGAGTTTCTAATGACAATTTCTGTGGAAACAGACAAACTTATCTTCTCACTACCAAATTGCTTAACCCTATCCACTTTTGGATCAACATGAAGTGTCTAGGAAGTAGAGACGACATGGGTTGGTTCTGGATGGAAACCACGTTTCTTTAGAAAGAGCAGTTGACAAAGTGTTAGTGACAGCCTTGTGCAAGTGTTGAAGCCAGCGTCCTCTTCCAAGTTCAAAATCTCCACATGAACGTGTGCACTaatctccccctgtccctcctaTTTATAACTGCTTTAAGAAAGAGGAAGGGCAGCAATGAGATTAGATCAGAGCCTCATGGATCTTCTGCTCAAATGACTTTTACTCTTCTTCCCCACATAACGGTCCTCATCAGGAGAAGAAAACAAGGCTTTGTTCTTCCCCTTGTTGCCCTTTGGACTTACAGGACCACAACTGAGAAGTACTGCACGAAGTAATGCCACTGAATGGGATAACTGGGCCTAGATGATTTTTATAAGACGCTTCAGGTGGCTCGGCACGGTGCACTGAGCCGATGGAGCTGTTTTTCCGGCAGTGTTTCCTCCCTTGTTCTTCTGTTAACGTCTGATGAAGACTGCACCCTGGTTGATTTTCTAATATTCTTGTGCGCTATTGTTATCCCATTTGGGACTGGTTGGTTTCTATGCACAATTAACAGCCAGCACTCACAGAAAACCTAACAAAAGTGTCTTGAAAGTGCATCATGGATGCTAATAGTGCTCAGCTAAAGACTAAGCTGAAAGAGCGACGCTCTACCATCAATGTGCTGGGAGCCAGTTTCTCACAGTCCATTGAGAAAGAAAAGGCCTTCTATTTCTCCCAGGGCAGTTCTGTTAAGCCATGGAACTCTTTGGAACACCTGGACAGCCCTGCTCCTGCGGGCCAGATCCCAAGACACCAAAAAGAGACGTTGAGACCACAACAGAACATTAACATCAACGTAGGGGGAAAAGTCTTTCACATTCCCAAGAAGATGGCCGTCAGATTCCCTCGCACACGGATAGGCTCCTTGGCCCTGTGCACAGACCGCGTCAAACAGCTCACTCTGTGCGATGACTACTCGGTGCTCAGCAACGAGTTCTTCTTCGATCGCGACCCAACTTTCTTTTACTACATCTTTCATTTCTACAGCAGTGGCGTTCTGTGGGTGATGCAGGAACTGTGCCCTATCAACTTCGAGGAGGAGATGCAGTACTGGGGCCTGAGCTGGAATGACACCCAGCGCTGTTGCCGCATCCTGTTTGAGGAGAAGGTGGATGAACTCCGGGACAATCTGAAGGTGGAAAAGGAACTCTTAGCGGAGATCGAGATAAAGCATGATGAGGAAGGTTACAAGACCATGTTCCTGGGTGGAATTCGCAAAGACCTCTGGGACCTGATGGAAAACCCTTACTCCTCGCTGTCGGCCAAATCCTTTGCAGTTTTCTCTAGCCTCCTGGTGCTCATCTCCATCGTGGCTATGACCCTCAACACTGTGAAGGAACTGAGGTCCCACACCCTCTCTGGCAAGACCTACCTGGAATGGGTAGAGATTTTCTCTATTCTCTTCTTCACAATCGAGTACTTCATGCGGCTTGTTACGACTTGTGACATAAAGCACTTCGTCAAAAGCTCCCTGAATTTGGTGGACCTGGTCGCCGTCATGCCCTACTTTATCCAGCTGATATTTGAAGCGTTTGCCAACGTGGAGGACTTCAGTGCCCAGGAAGATCTCAAAACCCTGGCTCATGTCAGCAAGGTCAGCAAAGTGCTCAAAGTTGTCAAGCTGATGCGTATCTTTCGCATCCTGAAGCTGGCCCGTCACTCCACCGGCATGAGGGCGTTTGGGTTCACCCTGCGCCAGTGCTACCAGCAGGTGTGTTGTCTTTTCCTCTTCATCGCCATGGGCATTTTCATGTTCTCTGCCCTCCTGCATTCGGTAGAACGGGATGTCGAAGGCTCTCCATTCAGGAGTATTCCTGATACCTGGTGGTGGGCGACTGTGAGTACCCAAACTTGTATTCAGACTTTAATGTAAATTATACTATGTATGTAGCTTTTGGTTGACTTACTTGACTTTGTCCTTGATGCTACATCTAACCTTAAAATATATTGTTTGAACAGTACAACATAAATACAGTTTTTCATATGGTTGAGaaataaccaataaccaataaccTCTGTAGTTACATACTCAGCATAGGGGTGTTATTTCCTCCCCCAATTATCTTTTGACATATAAAATGACAAGGGGCATATTGGACACCAACAGGGGGCATGTTGCGTAGGGATGTTATTTCCTCCCCTAATCATCTCTTCCCCCTATATAAAACCCATGAGAACTAATTTCAAACCAGCATTTCTGGTTTGACAACAGAGAAGCATATCATGTTTGTGTGCGGCccaatgtactgtatatcaagTTTAGATTCAGATTAAATACTTAAAGGATTAGTACTCTCTGATGTAATCCTAGTACATGTGAAATACAAACTGAATTGCAATTATACTGTTCTTGTCACGGCATTTTGGACTTGTGGGGAAAGTTGAAGGGCAGTATTTTGTTGCAGATCCTCATGGATCATTTGATATGTATTACACAATTGTGCAACTTCCCAATTTTTACATTCACTTCCTTAGTCTCTATTGTATTGAGTCTGACATTCCATACCATTTCCACCTCCTATATGCTAACAGTAATTTTTCAGGGACAAGTTTAATTTTACCATTACCTCTAAGGGACAAAACAAAAGGTTAAAACAAGATATCAAATAACACAACCAAGGTAAATGACAATAATGTTAATACTTCAATCTTGAGACTTCCTTCCACACTATCTTCACTACATACTACTGTTATAACCATAGTGTCATTATTAACATAAAACATGTTGACAACGACAGAGGAAGGCAAGCTCTGAGAGTGTGTCCCTCTAACCCCGCATTACAGGTGAGCATCTCCCAAGTGGGTTATGGGGACGTGGTGCCCGTATCCCTTCCTGGCCGCGTGGTGGCATTCTCCTGCATCTTCTTCGGCATCATTCTCAATGGCAtgcccatctctctcctcttcaacaAGTTCTCAGACTACTATGCCAAGCTCAAGTACCAAGAGTCCACCTCAACCAGTGTGAAACGCCGCTTGATGCTCAAGGCCCGTCTCCGTCGCAAACTGGACGTGTGCTTCAATCCCTCTATGGGCGACCTGGAGGAAGGCAGGAGCCACTGAGCTCTAGACAGGATGTACTTTTTTGACATTGCAGGGGGTATTTCAAGACTTCTCTACCAAATCACCAGTGGGTCTGGACTAATAGGAGTGAAATGGAGCTAATGATAAGGACAGGGGACACACAAAGCAGACTCATAGAGAGGATGTACAAGGGAGGATGTGGGTGTCACCTCATGTCGGGAACTGATACTGCGATCTTGAGAAAATTCCTGATACTGTAGAGCAGTTCCTGTAAAGTCAATGGTATGTGGTGTATTGTGCATAGTGTGTTTAAGCGTGCAGACCAGAGTGTTGTAAGTTACAGTACATTGTAAATGCAGTATACCATGTTGCAATCTTTGCTCTATTTACTTGCACAAATTAAAGCCGATTCTTGTCATAGTCTATCATGTCATGACTCTTATCATTGCTTATCATAAGCGTGTGTaatgaatgtatttttttatttttttacttttctaTTTAAACACTTCATTGCACACAGTCAAATCACAAGTTAATTTACCTCAAATGGTGTCAAATGTAACACTATGGTCCCACCCTCATTTTGTGTTAAAACTACTCTGGTCATGGTGTTATTTTTGGAGTTAAAACCACACAATTGTGTAAATATCCAACTCTCAGAGTTGCTTAAATTTAACTCCAATGGCCATTTTCCTCTTCAgtagaattgtttttatttttatcataTCCCTATTTTACACTTTTCTGTGTTTGGAATTAACAATCAACTACAGCAGAGTACATTTCTCTTTCAGTTTACTTCCTTTGAGTTATAAGGGTTTGAAGCCTTATTTGAATATTTCTTAGTGTCACATTATATGCTGGTTTGTAATGTGATATCCAATCTCTGTTGGAAGCCCACTTACAGGAAAATGTCCTGCACTTTTAAATCACTCAACTTGCATTTAGAATGCCTGACGGAGTAGAGAAGAAAATGCAGAATATAAAGACTAGCGATGGGTTCTTTTGCGAACaaactacttttttttttttgaacgGCTCTTTTTGTCCGAACTCAACGTTTTTAACACCTGTAACGGCTATTTCCTGCAACCTAGAGCAAAAAATGGCCCTATGTGATAACAAATAGTTATTTTAAGAAGGTTGTGCTGAGGTGGTGGGGCTCAGTTATCAAGTTAGCTAAGCAGTTGTGTTGTCAAATATGATCATTATTGGCCTCATTCCACTTTTTAGTACAACCATTCATGACAAATTGTTCACCTATATTTGAACATTGTCTACAATTAGTGTCATCTTCAATTAAAATATTAACTTCCCCGGTAAACCTATAATGCCTTAGGCTCTTTTCCCTCTCAGTCTCGACTGTAACCCCAGACCCATTCTCTATAACATTAGCGGCGGGCTCATTCTCCGGTGGTGCTGACAAAGgtccagcagcagcagctgatAACTGCGTTTTacacttagctagctaaccaactaggCAGTAATCAGACACTCACTCGGTCAGAGAAGTATGGCTAAGTTACAAACTAGATATTGCGTTAGCCAACGTCGGCTGACTCCATCTACTCCTGTCTATAGGTCTTCTTCTAGGTTCAAAACAATATGGCTATAGTCAGGTAGTTCATTGTCAGAAGAAACCCACTCACACACTGCAATCTAGTGCAGTCAAAAAGTATTCCATAAGCACATCGTTCCAAAAGTATTCACCTGAATCTTCGTCAAGCATGGACAACGTTCTAGTTCATATTTTTATGGTGCACGTGCAGCCCAGAAGTATATAATCGATTTATATCCCCAATTCACAATGTCAGATTGAAAATATAAGTGACATAACAGATTTATACATATATATGCATTactcattgttttttttttttttttggggggggggggggggggggggggggttatagtgAAACATGTACTTTAAGTCTGTTCTCAGGTGGTgagtcaggtagtcctggggggtggggggcagaTGAAGGGTGAGACTGTTGCAGCTATTGGTAGATGGCCTTCACTTTGTTTTGAAAGGAGGCCAGAAAACTGTCAGAGGTCGGTGTTGATTGTGATAGAGGGTTTGTCCAGTGGGCGGAGAAGTTTGTTGTTGGTTGAGAAGAGCAGTATTGGGTTTccttgttcatgtcttatgatgtTGGAGAAATAGGCAGATTTTATTGTGGCAATTGAGTCCTTGTGTACGTGTTttttttgtaggcctccttatgGACGATGAGCCCTGTCTGTTTGTAGCGCTGTTCTAGTTGTCATCCTTTGGCTTTCATGGAAGGAGTGTACCCTGGCATTGGGATGTTGGAGACCACCCTTATTTTAAGGGGGGCCAGAACATCCAGGTGGGAGGAGAGCTTGCTCACTGTTGTAATGAGCCAGCAGGTCAGTCACTGAGGATACATTAGGGTCAGTGGTGTCATGTGATTGCAGTAGATCCATTAGGTCAGCAGTGGGGATCCTTTTTGCTATTTCTGTAGGAAATTGTGCACTTGTTGGTAGGCTTGGGCATGGGGGCGGACACACTGAACAGTATGGCCTTGTGGTCAGATGGTCAGATGGGTATTTCCAGACCTGAGAGGTTGGAGGGAGCCGTGGCAGTTGTGCACACAAGGGAAAGTACATTGGTGGGTAGGTGGCTGGTAAATTGGTACTATAAACATTTATTGAGGGCCAGATAATGTACAGGCTATGCATTGAAATGTTACCTGCAATACAGGTGTGACTTTGATCTTCAAGTCAAACCGATGAAGGACAGCAAGCCCACCTACGACCCACAGCATGAGGTTTGTCAAGGTAAACAGACAGTTGCTTGGTTAAGCAGGTAATAGCAATTGGGTGGTTGCATGTCTATTAGGCACAGAACATCAATACATTTGTCCACAATGTCACTGATGAGTAGGGCTTAGTTGTTCAGGGATCGAGTATTAAAAACAACAAAATTGCCAGGTGACTGGCAAATGAAGTGGGGACTGGCGAGTGGAGTGGGCTTGGATGGCTCGGAATTTGGGCAATGTTATTAAATTGCTGAGGTCAACACCACAACATTCAGCTGCGGTAGGGGAAGACAGGGAGACACAGTTCTGTGTGGACTCTTTTGGCTTATGAGTGGATTTAGTACCATCTTGCAGTCTTCTGTTGGATTTTTTCCCCCCGTAGGATTCCAAGTTGAGGACCCGTTTTGAGTTCCTTACTAAGGGTTTGTTTAATCCTCTTGATTAAATCCTGAGTAAAAGATGTGTCCCCCATTCCTGTACTTTGTAGTCCTCCAGGAGATAATAGGTTCATAAAAAAATGACTAGATTTAAACCATCAGTAATTGATGAGCTAATCTAAAACAAAAGGTTATTTAAGAAAAATGCACCTTAACTCAACTATAAATTGCTAATACAATTAACTCAGTGTGCTTCATTCTGTAGCTAGAagactcctgatatctccaggcAGTGGGAACACTGAGGGCCTTCAGAGAAGGCCTAATGATTTATAAAACATTTACAtgtcaagtttggacacatactcattccagggttttatttgtattttctttattgtacaataatagtgacaagttcaaaactatgaaataacatatggaattatgtagtaaccaaaaaagtgtaaaacaaatctaaatatatttgagattcttcaacgtagccaccctttgccaatagtgtgcaaagctgtgaaaggtattctctcaaccagcttcatgaggtagtcacctggaatgcatttcaattaaaaggtgtcccttgttaaaagttaatttgtggaatttctttccttcttaatgtgttggAGGATTGTGTTgcgacaaggtagggttggtatacagaatagaagtccatattatggcaagaacagctcaaataagcaaagagaaacaa from Oncorhynchus mykiss isolate Arlee chromosome 1, USDA_OmykA_1.1, whole genome shotgun sequence includes:
- the LOC118942967 gene encoding potassium voltage-gated channel subfamily V member 2-like → MDANSAQLKTKLKERRSTINVLGASFSQSIEKEKAFYFSQGSSVKPWNSLEHLDSPAPAGQIPRHQKETLRPQQNININVGGKVFHIPKKMAVRFPRTRIGSLALCTDRVKQLTLCDDYSVLSNEFFFDRDPTFFYYIFHFYSSGVLWVMQELCPINFEEEMQYWGLSWNDTQRCCRILFEEKVDELRDNLKVEKELLAEIEIKHDEEGYKTMFLGGIRKDLWDLMENPYSSLSAKSFAVFSSLLVLISIVAMTLNTVKELRSHTLSGKTYLEWVEIFSILFFTIEYFMRLVTTCDIKHFVKSSLNLVDLVAVMPYFIQLIFEAFANVEDFSAQEDLKTLAHVSKVSKVLKVVKLMRIFRILKLARHSTGMRAFGFTLRQCYQQVCCLFLFIAMGIFMFSALLHSVERDVEGSPFRSIPDTWWWATVSTQTCIQTLM